One stretch of Mangifera indica cultivar Alphonso chromosome 9, CATAS_Mindica_2.1, whole genome shotgun sequence DNA includes these proteins:
- the LOC123225173 gene encoding uncharacterized protein LOC123225173, with protein MVRRGHQEAKTGIQLLKSYFSDKYLRKIGVGREDRYFWKQVGRALLCTYAIFGAIWLYNETSPLGWWTLKPRPKEEKELAHLYERVPYPYPGDTEAMEEFIKKGGMIGSVFGPKGNVLSDGGEVSNYQTLLQDQKFDHEVQKLWFRMRNEVIQELQEQGYDVE; from the exons ATGGTTCGCAGGGGGCATCAAGAAGCCAAGACAG GTATTCAGTTGCTGAAATCATACTTTTCTGATAAGTATTTGAGGAAAATAGGCGTAGGCAGAGAAGACCGTTACTTCTGGAAGCAAGTTGGGAGGGCTTTGCTATGCACCTACGCGATATTTGGTGCTATTTGGTTGTATAACGAGACTTCACCGCTGGGTTGGTGGACTCTGAAGCCTAGACCAAAGGAAGAGAAGGAGCTAGCCCATCTCTACGAGAGGGTGCCGTATCCGTACCCAGGTGACACAGAAGCAATGGAGGAGTTTATAAAAAAGGGTGGCATGATTGGCTCTGTTTTTGGACCTAAAGGAAACGTTCTATCTGATGGAGGAGAAGTGAGTAACTATCAAACGCTGTTGCAGGACCAGAAGTTTGATCATGAAGTTCAAAAATTATGGTTCAGGATGAGGAATGAGGTCATTCAAGAGCTTCAAGAGCAGGGATATGATGTTGAATGA
- the LOC123225245 gene encoding protein OCTOPUS-like, which produces MTLQPQQTHHPYTTCHRHPTTKPVTGFCATCLCERLSSIDSSATARPHIRRTKSYSSSDPNAAPVFASASEPRRKSCDVGPRNTLSNLFNIDDQLNNKKIYGHIGAGPTLKEEEEEEEEIIVCDALIEDENAGELKSMKEFIDLELERKKSHVSVFWETASVFSKKLLNWKQKQMRRKKKKQSHEEDNYNNNNNKGNERPTAETETQSEIGLYGDFGRRSCDTDLRLSVDNNLRYSFEEPRASWDGCLIGKANSRLITPMAVVEEKGGSGNEGDKDNPGGSEQTRDYYGEPLNIHRRRRSFDRCSSGKRASFVDVDEDNLISNAKVSPKTVGLFHGAKLLVTEKELRDSNWYSIKEYRAECVESESKHVGYNDAEVGQKGFNFKKSLRWLNVWNMWGLIQKRSESKCGDERNVHRVVDGALAMSLQKIKRVANGEPNGTISEKLIRSYSVGATSPLKVDGVEAKDNGGRRRDEILLQRNRSSAFSPNNLDNGLLRFYLTPVRSYRRNKSGRNR; this is translated from the coding sequence ATGACTCTCCAGCCACAGCAAACTCACCACCCTTACACCACGTGCCACCGCCACCCCACCACCAAGCCTGTTACTGGCTTCTGCGCCACGTGTCTCTGTGAACGCCTCTCTAGCATTGATTCCTCCGCCACCGCTCGTCCTCACATTCGCCGTACCAAATCTTACTCCTCCTCCGACCCAAATGCAGCCCCTGTCTTCGCTTCCGCCTCCGAGCCCCGCCGCAAATCCTGCGACGTGGGGCCCCGCAATACGCTCTCCAACCTTTTCAATATAGACGACCAattaaataacaagaaaatctACGGCCACATAGGCGCGGGACCCAcgttaaaagaagaagaagaggaggaggaagagATTATAGTTTGTGATGCGTtgattgaagatgaaaatgcgGGCGAGCTCAAGTCAATGAAGGAGTTCATAGATCTCGAGCTTGAACGCAAGAAGAGTCACGTGAGTGTTTTCTGGGAGACGGCTTCGGTTTTTAGCAAGAAGTTACTAAATTGGAAGCAGAAACAAATGCGacgaaagaaaaagaaacagagCCATGAAGAAgacaattataataataataataataagggcaATGAGAGACCAACAGCAGAGACAGAGACTCAGTCCGAGATTGGGTTGTACGGAGATTTCGGAAGAAGATCTTGCGACACTGATCTGAGATTATCTGTTGATAATAATTTGAGGTACTCGTTTGAGGAACCCAGAGCTTCTTGGGATGGCTGTTTGATAGGGAAAGCCAACTCGAGATTAATAACGCCAATGGCGGTTGTTGAAGAGAAGGGTGGTTCGGGGAACGAGGGAGATAAGGATAATCCGGGTGGATCTGAGCAAACTAGAGATTATTATGGAGAGCCTTTGAATATTCATAGGCGAAGGAGGAGTTTTGATAGATGTAGTTCGGGTAAAAGAGCGAGCTTTGTTGATGTTGATGAGGATAATTTGATATCAAACGCCAAGGTGTCTCCTAAAACTGTTGGTTTGTTTCATGGAGCCAAGTTGTTGGTTACGGAGAAAGAGCTTAGGGATTCGAATTGGTATTCGATTAAAGAATACCGAGCAGAGTGCGTTGAATCTGAGTCGAAGCATGTTGGTTATAACGATGCCGAGGTGGGTCAAAAGGGGTTTAATTTTAAGAAGTCATTGAGGTGGCTCAACGTGTGGAATATGTGGGGTTTAATACAGAAGAGAAGCGAAAGTAAATGTGGAGATGAAAGGAATGTGCATCGTGTGGTTGATGGAGCATTAGCTATGTCATTGCAAAAGATTAAAAGAGTGGCGAATGGAGAACCAAATGGAACAATTAGTGAGAAGCTTATTCGGAGTTATAGTGTTGGTGCTACGAGCCCTTTGAAGGTGGATGGTGTTGAAGCTAAAGACAATGGTGGGAGGAGAAGAGATGAAATTCTGCTGCAGAGGAACAGGAGTAGCGCCTTTTCTCCTAACAACCTTGATAATGGCTTATTAAGGTTCTACTTGACACCTGTGAGGAGTTACAGGAGAAACAAATCTGGAAGAAATAGGTAA